A section of the Castanea sativa cultivar Marrone di Chiusa Pesio chromosome 12, ASM4071231v1 genome encodes:
- the LOC142620499 gene encoding uncharacterized protein LOC142620499: MGNIISSFFSGFGKVFSDLFGSPLDFFEGKSCSSVCQSTWDFICFIENFCVANLLKMAMVLVLLYIVLLFFYLLQKLGICECICQSLFRIVCACVASWFHAWEYCCIFLCVKLRKLKRVRRKHRRDIEEEFDAGDDEYDTSEEEYDDEGFSNRVPRHMEKSRSVSHKWKDYRGAHLRKSLRPRNHRIRVDISRDLIHSGRRNHIKHRNHGSTVHDIRVTRTSKFAHKGRNNRGGVVKHRRR; the protein is encoded by the exons ATGGGGAACATAATCAGTTCATTTTTTTCCGGTTTTGGCAAAGTCTTTAGCGACCTTTTTGGCTCCCCACTTGATTTCTTTGAAGGAAAATCTTGCAG TTCAGTGTGCCAATCAACATGGGATTTTATCTGTTTCATCGAAAATTTCTGCGTTGCCAATCTGCTGAAGATGGCCATGGTATTGGTTCTGCTCTACATTG TTCTCTTATTCTTCTATCTGTTACAAAAACTGGGCATTTGTGAGTGTATCTGTCAAAGCCTTTTCAGAATAGTATGCGCATGTGTTGCTTCCTGGTTCCATGCATGGGAGTATTGTTGCATTTTCTTGTGTGTTAAGCTTCGTAAGCTCAAAAGGGTACGAAGAAAACACAGAAGAGACATTGAAGAAGAGTTCGATGCAGGTGATGATGAGTATGATACTAGTGAAGAAGAATATGACGATGAAGGCTTTTCAAATCGTGTTCCCAGACACATGGAAAAGAGTAGATCAGTGTCTCACAAATGGAAGGACTATAGAGGTGCTCACTTGAGGAAGTCTTTGCGGCCAAGAAATCATCGTATACGAGTAGATATTAGTAGGGATTTAATTCATAGTGGTAGAAGAAATCATATTAAGCATAGAAATCATGGTAGCACAGTTCATGACATTAGGGTAACTCGGACATCAAAGTTTGCACATAAAGGGAGAAACAATAGGGGAGGGGTGGTTAAACATCGGAGAAGGTAG
- the LOC142620008 gene encoding E3 ubiquitin ligase BIG BROTHER-related, whose amino-acid sequence MDKDNQEGTQEGKQSSQRTPFTQLEQVASDLALAITLQEQERAFTMLETIESEIEEELEDEESDYDDSYDGDQEFIDRYELEAELDQVPEEEGTSSDDDMDDLEEFNPDELSYEELIALGEFIGEEKKGLAISEIPTCLHPWKCQSVDSKTNIDRCVICQVEYEEGEALFALPCEHPYHSECISRWLQIRKTCPICGTEVVPPKIARPA is encoded by the coding sequence ATGGATAAGGATAACCAGGAAGGGACTCAGGAGGGTAAACAATCCTCTCAGAGAACCCCGTTCACCCAACTCGAACAAGTTGCCTCTGATTTGGCTTTGGCAATTACTTTGCAAGAACAAGAGAGGGCCTTCACAATGCTCGAAACCATTGAAAGTGAAATCGAAGAAGAattagaagatgaagaaagtGATTATGATGATTCTTATGATGGTGATCAAGAATTCATTGACAGGTACGAATTGGAAGCCGAACTTGATCAGGTTCCGGAAGAAGAAGGCACCAGCAGCgatgatgatatggatgatTTAGAAGAATTCAATCCGGATGAACTATCTTATGAGGAGTTGATTGCACTAGGAGAGTTCATaggagaagagaagaaaggACTAGCAATAAGCGAGATTCCTACATGCTTACACCCATGGAAATGTCAGTCTGTTGATAGCAAAACCAACATTGATCGATGTGTTATTTGTCAAGTTGAGTATGAAGAAGGTGAAGCCTTGTTTGCTCTTCCTTGTGAACATCCTTATCATTCAGAGTGTATAAGCAGATGGCTTCAAATTAGAAAGACCTGTCCAATATGTGGCACTGAAGTTGTACCGCCTAAGATAGCTAGGCCTGCCTAG
- the LOC142618889 gene encoding NAC domain-containing protein 2-like — protein MSTELVLPPGFRFHPTDEELVMHYLCRKCASQPIAVPIIAEIDLYKYDPWELPGKALYGEKEWYFFSPRDRKYPNGSRPNRAAGTGYWKATGADKPIGNPKAVGIKKALVFYAGKAPRGEKTNWIMHEYRLADVDRSARKKNSLRLDDWVLCRIYNKKGTLEKQEVLNANNKMHNNSEMEDKKPVILNTSALPPPAAPPAATANEYAYFDTSDSVPRLHTDSSCSEHVVSPEFTCEVQSEPKYWEKNLDFPFNYMDAMDNGFVSQFQGGSSSQMSPLQDMFMYLPKTF, from the exons atgtcgaCTGAGTTAGTTTTACCTCCTGGGTTCAGGTTTCACCCTACTGATGAAGAGCTTGTCATGCACTATCTCTGCCGTAAATGTGCTTCACAGCCTATTGCTGTGCCTATTATAGCTGAGATCGACCTCTACAAATACGATCCATGGGAACTTCCTg GTAAGGCTTTGTACGGAGAGAAAGAGTGGTACTTCTTTTCGCCTCGAGACCGGAAGTACCCGAACGGTTCAAGGCCGAATCGGGCGGCCGGAACTGGGTACTGGAAGGCTACTGGAGCTGATAAGCCGATCGGGAATCCGAAGGCGGTTGGGATCAAGAAGGCTCTGGTTTTCTATGCTGGAAAAGCTCCTAGAGGAGAGAAAACCAATTGGATTATGCATGAGTATCGGCTCGCCGATGTGGATCGCTCTGCTCGCAAAAAGAACAGCTTAAgg cTGGATGATTGGGTTTTGTGTCGTATATACAACAAGAAGGGCACTCTGGAGAAGCAAGAGGTATTGAATGCTAATAACAAAATGCATAACAACTCGGAAATGGAGGACAAGAAGCCGGTGATTTTGAATACGAGTGCGCTGCCGCCACCGGCGGCTCCTCCGGCGGCTACGGCGAATGAATACGCGTACTTTGACACGTCGGATTCGGTGCCGCGGCTGCACACGGACTCGAGCTGCTCGGAGCACGTGGTATCGCCTGAGTTTACGTGCGAGGTGCAGAGCGAGCCGAAGTACTGGGAAAAGAACCTAGATTTTCCGTTTAATTACATGGATGCCATGGACAATGGGTTTGTTTCGCAATTCCAGGGTGGGAGTAGTAGTCAGATGTCGCCGTTGCAGGATATGTTCATGTATCTGCCGAAGACATTTTGA